CGTAGTTGCTCAACAATTGGCGCAACAGAGTCATAGGCCGCCCTAAAGACATACGCGAGGGACTGGACTCTCCGCAGCAATCCCGCAAATGGGGCTTTTCGGCGGCTTGGCCCCTACAGGCCGCTCTTGATGACCAAGTCGGTGATGGGGCCGCGCGACTTCTCGCCCTTGAGCACCAGGTGCGCGTAGATGTCCGAGCCCTTGAATTTCTTGACCACCCAGTTCAGGCCGTTGTTCTCCTGCGAGAGGTAGGGGTTGTCGATCTGGCGCGTGTCGCCCAGGCAGAAGCACTTCACGCCCTCGCCCATGCGCGAGAGCAGGGCGCGCGTCTCGTTGCGCGAGAGGTTTTGCATCTCGTCCACGATGACCACGGCGTTCTCGATGGTCATGCCCCGGATGTAGGCCAGAGGCAGAAGCTCGAAGCGCTTGATGTCGAACTGCGGCGGGTACACGTCGGGGTTGGTGAACAGACGGTTCGCGGGCCGAAGCGCGTGCAGCTTCATGATCAGGTCGGAGATGTAGCGCGTGTAGGGCTCCATCTTTTCCTCGACCTTGCCCGGCAGGTAGCCGAGTTTCTGGCCGATCTCGTACATGGGCTTGACCACGTAGACCTTCTGATGGCTCTTCTTCTCCAGCACCAGATGCAGCGCGGCGGCCAGGGCCAGAAAGCTCTTGCCGTAGCCCGCCTCGCTCTGGATGGAGACGATGTCGATCGCCGGGTGAGTGAGCAACTCCAGGGCCAGGTTCTGGTACACGCTGCGCGGGGTCACGCCCCAGGCCTTGTGCTGGTAGCTGACGACCTTCTCGCCCTCGGGCCCGTGGAAGACCGGACGGCCCTCGATCCAGCGGAAGGAATTGGCGATGGGCGCGGTCCCGTTGTCCGTGAAGCCGGTGTAGTACTCGGCCTCGGACTTGAAGGGCATGGACTCCTTGTAGGCCTCGGAGTCGATGCCCTTGCTCGCGGCCTGCAACTGCAACAGCTTGTCGTTGGTCACCAGGATGGGCTTCTCGATGCCCGAGGCGGTGATCTCGTCGAGGATGAAGTTGTCCACGTGGCTGCTGAAGGCCTCGGCGATGCGCTCGGCCTTGAGAATCCTGAAGGCGTCGGGGTGCTCGGCGAGCAGCGCGACCACGCGGCTGACGATGTGGCCCAGACGCGGATCCTTCTTGAATTTGTTGAGTTCGAGCAGGACGTGGTAGGGAATGAAGACGTCGTTCTCCGCGCCGTTGCGCAGTTGCAGGAGCGCTTTGGGATCTTCCAGGAGAACGTTGGTGTCCACGATGAACTGCTTCTTCATGGGCTGCATTGTGGCTCCGGTGGTGACGTTGGGGGTATGGGACGCCGCGCGGCGCACGACCAGGACAAGGTCTGCGCCGCGAAATCCGGCGTTGGGGACGTTTGGGAGGGGGATCGGCCGGGACAAGCAAGGCCCGGTCCCGTCGTGCGGGAAATTCGGCCCTGACGGCCTGGGTTCGTTCGGCCGTTCGCCGGACCGCTCGCGGCGCGGCGAGGCGTGCCAGGATTCGCGTTGATGCCGCCTTTCCTTGCGCACATCGCATTCGACTTCATGGGAAGCCATGGCCCAATGTATAGGCCTCGTGCGTGTCATCCCTGTTACACCCTGGCTTTTCGGACCGCAAGCCCGCCTGCGAGCGACCTCTTGCCTCGCGGACACGACTTCATCCTGCCTCTTGACGAGAATCACACGTCCGAATACTACGATGGACTAAGTGGCCTTCGCTGAGCGTTGCAAAACATCGTTCAGCGGGCCGGCCCGACATCACCCGAACAGGAGGACATACAATGAGCGAAGAAAACAAATGCTGCCGTGAGGGGCACCATCACCACCATTGCTGCTGCGACCAGCACGCGCGGATCGGCAAGGAGGTCGAGAACTTCAAGATGGAAGTCTACGACCCCAAGGAAGGCGG
The sequence above is a segment of the Alkalidesulfovibrio alkalitolerans DSM 16529 genome. Coding sequences within it:
- a CDS encoding PhoH family protein → MQPMKKQFIVDTNVLLEDPKALLQLRNGAENDVFIPYHVLLELNKFKKDPRLGHIVSRVVALLAEHPDAFRILKAERIAEAFSSHVDNFILDEITASGIEKPILVTNDKLLQLQAASKGIDSEAYKESMPFKSEAEYYTGFTDNGTAPIANSFRWIEGRPVFHGPEGEKVVSYQHKAWGVTPRSVYQNLALELLTHPAIDIVSIQSEAGYGKSFLALAAALHLVLEKKSHQKVYVVKPMYEIGQKLGYLPGKVEEKMEPYTRYISDLIMKLHALRPANRLFTNPDVYPPQFDIKRFELLPLAYIRGMTIENAVVIVDEMQNLSRNETRALLSRMGEGVKCFCLGDTRQIDNPYLSQENNGLNWVVKKFKGSDIYAHLVLKGEKSRGPITDLVIKSGL